GTAGGGAACAACTATAACACCCCGTCTCACATCGAAACTTTACATGGATGATCTGGGGTATATAACAAATTTTGTAGGCTACTACTAATATCTTGGgcttgtcccacatcgaaacTTTACATGGATGATCTCGGGTATATAACAAATTTTGTAGGCTACTACTAATATCTTGGGCTTGAGCTTTTCAGTCATGTGGATCAAAATTAAGATATTGGGCTAATGGTCTACTTGGAGCATCGCAGGTGGATCAGAGCAATCTGTGTACACCACCATGTGTGTCTTGGactttggtttgatttggttgttggtttggtGATtttagtgctcaacccctcgtgAGACCTTAAAGGTGGAGAGATTGTAACATCCCGTCCTACCTCGGGAGTTTACATGGATGATGTTGGGTATATAACAAACCTCGTGGGCCATGTGATATAAGCTGTAGATCATCAAGATATTGGGCCAATAGTCTGCATTCGGCGTTACAACAAACAACTgcttaaatttattttatgttcCGATGATTTAGTACTCTCTTTGATGCCAGCATAAGGTTGACTTTAAATTAAAACATCAAAAACTCCAAAGCACATACATGTAATCACATGACATGACAAATTCTCAATGAGGTAAGCATCGACATTAACAGCTATGTATAAAAATGGTTCAATGAGGTTAGAAAACCTCATTTTTATTGTGAGAGAGATCATGAACTCATCATAACTCATCCATTTTCCTTCACAAGTTCAAACACAAATGAAGTTTCCCAAACACAGATTTCCAGCAAGTAATTGCCTGAGATCATTAAGGCTAGGCAAAACCCTAGCAATCTCAGGGGTATTTCTGTATTTAACCTTCGTACTCTTCTTCACCAAATCCTACTGGCCAGCTTCCCAGTTCTTCTCCCCCTTTCAACAAATATTTGCACCTTCCCAAACTACCCCTCCTCCCCATGGTACTTCTCCCACCAACATCAGCCACCTTGTTTTCGGACTAAGTGGTTCCCTCAGGACATGGAGACATAGAAAGGCTTACATAGAGTCATGGTGGCGCCCGAGCGTGACACGTGGATACATCTACCTCGACGCCGCCCCCACGAACGAGTTCCTCCCTTGGTCCGCCGCGTCTCCCCCTTACCGCGTCTTCGATGACATCTCCAAAATAGTAGAAGAGTCGAGACACGTGGCGCCTATCCAGGCTCGGATGTTGCACGCGATTTTGGAGGTTCATAGAGAGCGAGATCAAGGAGTGAGATGGTATTGTTGAACTTCTTCTTTACATTCTGAACTATATTCTCTACcgatatatatattcaaaagtgaatacatttcaacctttttaaTCTTTTCTGTCTAGCCCCATGCAGTTACTTTCTACACCCgttagaaaatataaaaatttctcTACAAACCCAAAAATATACCAAAATTAACTTTTGAAATTCTTTCACACCCACCAACCTATTATATATCTTCCCCCGTCGTAGGTCACCGGCACCGCCACCTTACGTCGTAATCAACGTACCAATTAATATGCAGAAATATGTATGAAAACCATATTGATTACTAACAGATTTCACGGTGCTAATCAGTTGAGGTGCACAACCATTCCATTTACTCAGTTTAAACCAAGGATTGAAGGAATGAGCATGTGTAATAGTGCTGAAATAAGCTAAACAGTGATAAGGGATGTGGATGTGTAAACAGTAATTTGAATCGGTCTTGTAAACCTTTCCCCACTAGACAGAGGATAATAAGTATATAATGATGCATAAGTTCGGATATTAATATACTTTTCTCGAATATCGATACACTTTTTAATCCATTATCCTGCACCACGCCTAATGGACGGAGGTtagcattttttatttcaataaaagacGTAGTTgtaattgaaaaagtaaaaaagaaaaggtcaaaaGAGGAAGGATTTTGAGTTCAAAGAAATAGAATCAAACTATATTAGTATATTCAAACACGTGCTCACAACCAAGCACACCATCTGTTGAGGCATGTTAGACTTCATCCCTCATCGTTCAACTAAGTCGCGCAAATTTGGTTAGTATAATCTAGAAACTACTCAACCTAtagccaattaattttaggttggaaGTCTCCAACAAATTTAACAAATCCCATACGGCAATATCATGTAATCCAACTATTATGTGGATCTGGTTTTAGTATTCTTTTAGATAGAGTTGGTGAAGTTTGTGACTTGGCTAGATTGCAGTGGTCCATATTATAGGCTATTAAGATATGGAGTAGTGTGTATGATATCTTGATAGTCCCTAATATGGACCTATCATATCTTGCCACACCGCAAATTTTACCAACTCTATCTATAAGACTCTACTAAAACTTTATCTCGTTCGTGTACCGATGCTTACATGATTGCCAACTTTGATATGAATGACAAAAGATGCAATATACGCACATTTTTACAATGAAAATCGCTTAAAAACTAAAGCGAGCCAGTTGTATAATGTAAATTCAAAGTTTGCAGAGCTGTAAACTTCGTTTTATGAATCTTTTTAAGTTCTAACTGTACTTGCTAGATTACAGAACTTTCGACAATATCCTACAACTCTTTAGAACTTAAATATtccaatttaattaatttcttcAACAGGTACGTGATGGGAGACGATGATTCAATCTTCTTTGTTGACAATTGGGTGGATGTTCTGGCAAAATACGATCACACTAAGTACATATACATTGGAGGGCAATCAGAGAGTCTTCAGTCAAACGTTAAAAACTCATTTGATCAAGGATTTGGTGGAGGTGGAATCGCATTGAGTTATCCTCTGATTTCAGCTATGGTGAAAGATTTGGAAGGCTGTCTCAAGAGATATCCAAACTTGCCTTCATATGACCTTATTACTCAGTATTGTGTTGATGAGCTTGGTGTTTCTCTCTCTGCTGAGAGAGGCATTCATCAGGTATATATATGTCTTCTAACGACTCACCATCATAATTTTACCTATGTCTTCTGATGACTCTAATTTCACTGCTCCTAAGTGCAGCTACCCAACTGTCAAGGAATTTTGGTCCAATTATCTAGGTTCTGTAGCAGGTTTTCATGTtcgtattttcaaaatttgatcggaaaatgaaagtccctcattttaacaaaatgagggatctctcacttgaaaattcctctatatatatatatatactagtgttaGCCCGTGCCTGCGGCACTACGCATCCTAGTTAGAATgggatggcagttgtgtgatttaagTGAAAATCATAGGTACttaatcggaaaatgggaggatgcactacagcctttggatcaaaagaatctaagccgttccaacaaacttgtccccacacccttctgttttataatagagatatacacatatataccgaggaataaaaatttcattcatcATAAAAGATCAACGATGAAATCTAACAATAGGAAAATAAATTCATTGTGAGAGTTTCGAGAGTTTGGGTCCAACATTTtattgccaatattgtatacattagcggGGGTTAGTGGAGGTGTTAGAGTTAGTACAGAGGAGGTCCAGAGGCTATTCATGGCCCTAGCCCCCAAAACATGCCCCTCGCGGGGCTTGAATCAAGGCCTCCACTGAGGGGGAAAAGTAGGCCTCTACGGAGGGGGAAAAGTAGACAACCAACTGCACTAGTGGAGGTTTCTCTAAAGTGCTCattgagtactttaatttggtgtaagaaaattaaaaaaataatatggggaaatattttttcttttttgaaaatgtacGCAAAATGATAGGGGATGTTTAAATTACGACGGGGATGTTTAAATTTAATTTGCATCATTTTGTACTCCTAGTTTACAAGAATTTTTAACGAACACTgataatttcttttaaaaagttagcCCCAAAATCGACCCCTAAAATTTTTGGTAAACGCGCacaaaatttccttttgtaaaTTCTCTCAAGAATAACACAAAACGGGCatgacaatatatatatttgttgaaTGGATGCAGATAGATCTGAAGGGGGACATATCAGGGTTTCTATCATCTCATCCACAGGCACCGTTGATGTCCCTCCACCACTTTGACAGGGTGGACCCAATCTTTCCCTCCATGGATCGTTTTCAGTCCGTGAAGCACCTAATGAAATCTGCCGAAGTGGACCAATCACGGCTACTCCAACAAACCATTTGCTACCATAGACCAAACAACTGGTCCATTTCAATATCATGGGGCTATTCTGCACATATTCATGAGAAGGTATTTTGTTACACAAGTTCTGctgataaaaattcaaaaaatgaagttcACAGTGACGCGTATCGGATGCCATATGAACCATAGTGCATTGAAACGAAGCCATAAACTTggacttttttcttttgtcaatcgatagaagagatcatcatatatgaagtacaaaatacaaacctggatactacatcaattgtgagagtccaaAACCAaataactcaaccaatacaagaaataagctccTTTTGTCCTTACTGGGcagaagaaaaataataaaagcacAATTGGAAAGTTAACTTGTAAGATTGTGACAGAAAATCAGATTTTTCCAATTGACTTCCAAAATAAAACTTCAAGTTTGTGAGAAGAAATATAAATCGTCCCAGTCATGAACACCTCCTTGagttttggtcataattttttgctttttagattTCTCCCATCCTggcgaagcaataatccacaaaaaaattactccctccgttcctatgTAATTATCTACTAcggttttgcgtgcattttcaacggCTTATATCTTTCGaggtatattgctaaaaatatgcaatatagattttgtttgatagatctcaattttttctataagacaatgatttcaaaaacataaagcATAATAtacgttgagagatataagtcGTTGAAAATATACGCAAAATcatagtggacaattaaatagggacggagggagtaataaatgaaaaagaatttcaaatagggacaaaaaataatccataGTGGCTTTTTTAGCTGAACAAGGCCGAACACCATATAGCATTTGGAATTTGAATCTGAAGTAAAAGGAAATTTACGTGTCTACTTTGATGATAAATTTTATAAATGTGTTACTTTCTAATAAAGGGACCAATTGCTTATTGTAACATCAAAATTGAAACTAAAAGAGCTCTggatatttgaaaattttaccatACCAGGTTCTCCCCAGAAGCATTTTGAAGAGGCCACTGGAGACATTTAGGCCATGGAGAACGCAGAGGCCACCATATTACATGTTCAACACGCGGTTGCCGCCATCCAAAGATCCATGTAATGCTCCTCATGTTTTCTTTATGGAGTCCATCGAGAATTTCGGAGGAAACCAAACTGTTTCAACCTATGTTCGATCCTCGCCGCGAGGGTTACCGACTTGTTCTAGCAGCAACCATTCTGCCGACTGCATCTCCACAGTTCGAGTCTTGTCACCAACGACAAAACTCGTTCAGGTAATCTTTGAAAtacttttttctttgtatttattTCCTAAAGCTGTGTTTCTGCTTCTGCAAATGAATTGCATTGGACTGAATTACTTAATGCATTTTTAGTTACATCGTTTTCCATTTCGAAACATTTCTTTGATTTAAAGTACGGAATATTCTCCAAACTATATAATTTAATCATCCTCCAATTGCCTTTGAGCTCCTTTTAAGGGCTTCTCAAGTAGTTGATCGAAGAATATAAACAATCACTCACTGGAAAATTTTGGGAATCTCTGCCCACCACTCATTTTACAAATCCCCAAGACAGTCTATAGAAATTTTAAATTCAACCCATAAGCTTATGTTATTAGGTGGAAAGGTCCCAACTAAAGGTGTGAATACCGCACCATACTGTACAGACTGATTATaattcacaccaaaaaaaattgacgtaaaactaaaaactgagaaaaaaaaattgaataaagacaaaaaaaaatacccctCAAGAATTATTAGGCCGAAAGAGAGGTCATGTTGAGGATAAAAGAGGgtgcaaaaatcaaattaccATTTCTAGTAGCGCATTGAATCTGAATTATGAAACTCTTTGTtacttaactctctctctctctctctctctctctctctctctctctctctctctctctctctctctctctctctctcagattgATCGAAGTGAATGTTGCGATATTATACAATCGAGTGATAGTAACATAGCTGAGGTCAAATACAAAGCTTGCATGGATGATGAGATACTTGGTTGAATGTACTCTTAACTGTATGTAACTTAATTGATATTTTTAGAAGTTACTTAGAATAAAGCAATTACTCTCATAGATAGTTGTTGGTATTATTGGCAATTGTTGGATTCCAACAAAAGATTGGGGTCTGTATgtattctttttccatttgggtttgAGAGGTAGTCGTCAGTGTTGAGTCTAGTTACTCCGCCCGGTGGTTGAAGGTTTGGCTTGAAGCCTATGCACGTGCAAACGATTGAAATTCGATCGACAGAGGTATAACCATGCGTTCTTCTTTGCATTTTGTCCCGATAATCTTCAATGCATTTCAGTAGTTTGATCGAAATCTTTGTGACAATTTTCTAAGGCCTAAATCGACTAAAACCGATCAGCGAGTCGCAACCAGGGCGCCCAGGCGCTGCTGCCCCTGGCCTCTGGCGCGCGTCTCAACCAGTTCTTCCTTAGCTCATTAATACTCATTACTACTAAATTAATtccattcttgtaaatttaattatttttttcgttttgtgtgttttgttcatcttttctaaattttttgttagattcgagtgataatttttgaattaatcaatCCGTCTCGGCGGAAAGggtttaaaaagtacaaaattttgaccaaaaggaaaaaaaaaaaaaagttaactaaagacgaaaaaaatatcaagcAGGTGTCtaatttgtctaaagtgtcatcttatttgattttttttaatatcggTCAATTCATCTAGTCAAGATGAATAattaactccaaaaattacgacgaaaagctaaacaataagttacgaaaaataaaaaataccaaaataagtttcaaactagttataagtttacaagaacgcagTACTGCCCATTGGCTCTCACTAGAAATTGACAAACTATCTGCCCAACAGCATTCCAATTCTGAAGCATTACCTAAACCTGCACTGAAAGGATTATGATACACCACCTTATGCTATGAGACCTCCCCCTACTGATGGTCGCATAGGGTAGCAATAAGTTCATAAACCTTGAATGTCATTTTGGTTACTGTCGTAGTGTGGGCTGTAATGATAACGTTTCTCTTCGTAGTACCATTTGAGGTTCAATTGATAACACTTGTGGGGATAGAAGTGATAGTAGGTTTTGCGTTAGAATTAGAATTATTGATTTTGTTTATGTtctatgacaaaattgatttcttaaaagTATAGGTAAAATGTCTTTATTAAAAAGTCATTTTGAAAAACAAGGAAATGCTTTGCTATAATCCTAAATAACTAATGTTTTGATATGAGTTTTTGGCTAATTGTCTTCGGGCAAAAAAGGGTTTTTAAGTGGGCAATAGTTCACAATAATGACACTGCCGACGAGTCGCCTATTAGATTAGATTCATTGCACCTTCGGGTGGAGCTAGGAATTTTGTTTGCTGGGGTCAAAAGTTAGATTCACATGAGATacttttcatttacaaattcaaagaataactaaattaagaggTTAATTATAAAGTAGATATACACTCATAATTTCTGCTTTATAATTAATTGGTCCCAAAGACTAGAtacattttgaaaatgatgCATATATGACTGGTTTTAGTCCTAGCGATTACCTGGTATATGGGGGGAAAAATAGTAAACAAATGGGGCCCAAAATAGACAGGCAAAGTGATCTTGTACACTTACATTAGGCTAGgaagacaaaaatgaaaaagacagaaaagaCTACTACTTCAAGAAGTATGTGCGGAGTCTTTGGATCAAAGTCACGCATGCCCAAGTCAATTGGAATATGAAGGGCTTACATTGACATTGACCAAGACAATAGGCAGAACCATCCAATGACTCTGATACGATgtctatttaaattttttttttttaaatatataactgGGATGGGGTgcttaccaaatttttttttttttcaaacttttgagATATTTTCATTGATACAAAAATCATACATTGAGAACGGTCGAACGGGTAGCCGGCCATCTTCAAGGAGGGAGGAAAGCATTCACAAAAGAGGTTTAAACTCACAAACGAACATTCGATCAGGACACACAGACAGGACTCGTTCAATGAAAAGGATGAAACACCTTTTGGGTTATGAAATGGGAAGATCGATCGTTCCTCGTCAACGAAATTAAATAACGGATGAAACACGGTCACGCCTACTTTGATTACtgattttcttaattaattaggacATACTATAAATTAAGAGAAAAGTAAATGCAATTAATATATTCCAATGCGTGACCGTGTACTCCTGAgatagagaagaaaaaaaaaagataaataaagtTGGATTAACAGATTAATTAATATATTCCAATGCGTGACCGTGTACTCTCGGAGCGTTTTTGGAACCGACGACATACGTCGGGTTCATGGTGGTCCTCACGGCGGCCGTGGCATTTCGGATCCTGATCGATTGAGGTTcagggtgtttttttttttttttttatcggcaaaataatattattaagGGTTCAGGGTGTTAAGGCGACAACATGATTGTGGTTTCACAACGTTTAGGACAGGAGTTCGGGTTTGGGGTTGTTTAAGGTTTTGTTGGTCCTTGACCAACACTTGGGTTTCGGGTAGCTTTTGAAGATtaagtaattttcattttcatttgtccttgtccttttatttttctaattttcaaattcggagatgataaaattcttttgcttatcaaaacaaaaaaaaaaaacagagagactCGACATTAATTAATTGCATTATACTCCAAGCGtacacaagaagaaaaaattggaagaaCAATTACAATGATCGATTTGATATATGCCCCCTGGTGTATTATAGTACTATAGAATTTCTCTTTTGTATTATTTATGGTAtgaaaaccctttcttttctgattaaaaaaaaaacaacaacaaatacaATCATGCAAGAATATTGTACTAAAACCgtgtagtactccctccatcgcgaattttttattttatgcagAGCCGCGTCAACTTTCGGTTAAAACAACACTAGCATATATAGACAACAATattgtaaataattttttagaagTTTTTAACACCAATTATAAGTTATAAATTTATAATCATATATTTTGAACTGCTGTTGACACTCGACACTCGCTTAATTTCGGCACAAGGCCCTGTAGGAAGTTGACACGTGTCGTGTGGGCCGTAACAATTATCcggatcagaacagaaagtcTAATGGTACGGATtttaaatctgtaccagtgggtACAAATCCATTTTTGGGCCCATTTTgggtctaaaaaaaataatcggagctACTCATTtagtttaaaatactttgcttatgctccttgcaaaaaataatatcaatctgatatcggtaaaagcatttacgaaacatccaaactttgctctaGAATTTAGGTTTGAATTCTGAgacaaagttgaatgttttgtaGGTACTTtaaccgatatcggattgagctttaTTTTCATAGGAgccataaacaaagtattttaaacaaaatgagtagttctgatcatttttttagacTCAAAACGGGACAAAAAAGAGGTTTGTACACGGTAGCACCGTTGGGATCAAAAATCAAGTCCAATTAGTGGATTAATGAAAATTAGTTGGGTTGATGGCCAAGCTAGATCCATTCGTTTTGTTCAAATTGATGGTCCAAATTGAACTCCCCTTCTCACATGAAGGAGGGAACAACCACctaaacaaatttttaaaagaaatcctTCAATAATACAGTATGCTCTTTTAAAATGACCAAGAATATTACAATGAGGTAGCGTTGACATTTTCATATTTATTATTCATATACAAAATGGTTCAATGAGGTTTTCTTGCCACATTTTGTTCTGATAACGAACTGACtcattcattttccttttcacaAGTTCTAACCATGAACCCCAAACTCAGATTTCCATCTCTTAATCGCCTGATAAGTCTGTGCAAAACCCTGGCAATCTCAGGGATATTTCTGTACTTCGCCTTCGTATTCTTCTTCACCCAATCCTACTGCCCAGCTTCTGAGCTCTTCTCCCCCTTGCAACACATATTTGCACCTTCCCAAACTACCCCTCCTCCTCCCCGTGATGATTCTCCCGCCACCAACGTTAGCCACCTTGTTTTTGGACTAGTGGGTTCCCTCAAAGCATGGAGACACAGAAAGGCTTACATAGAATCGTGGTGGCGCCCGAACATGACGCGTGGATACCTATACCTTGACGCTGCCCCCACGGAGGAGTTCCTCCCTTGGTCCGCCGCATCTCCCCCTTTCCGGGTATCCGGTGACGTCTCCAAAATAGCAGTAGAAGAGTCGAGACACGTGCCGATTCGGATAGTGCACGCGATTTTGGAGGTTTATAGAGAGGGAGATCCAGAAGTGAGATGGTATTGTTGAAATTTTTCTTTACGTTCGATATACAATAGAATTGCGGTTATCACGTTTGGTGACCATGTTTCGGATATTATGTGAGTTGTTATATTGGTGGAATGGGCTCAACCGGTCCTAAACATGGTCAACTAATGTGGTCACCGTAACATTACACTTCGAAATATATTGTTTACCTATATATTCCAAAGTGAATCTTTTTGAACCTTAATCTTTTCTCTCTACGAAATTACTcgtaaaaaaatttctctacaCATTCATAGATACACCAAGATATTCATCATGTTCTTGTTTACAAGGCACCAAGGTATAACCTTCACTGTCGTAGGCCGCCGCACTGCACCTTCACCTTCTTGCCCCTTCAATTGTGGCCAAACTCGCCACCCTCACAAGTTTAGacacataattcttcaaaatgtaTGTCTTGCGATTTCGCTCTTAATCCTCGCTCTCGCGAACTTTAGTAGGTTAGGCTGTTTTTCTCAGACGCTCTCACGCTCGCACTTTCACACCCGCTCACGCATGCAAATTATGTGATTTAGCTCACGACCACCGCTCCCCCACGTCGCAACCGTCGTAATCACCTTATCGAATGAAATAGTGAATTGCGTCAATGAATCAAATGCTGAAATAACCTAAACATAATCTCGAACAACTCGATCCAGATCTATGAAAACCATTGAAAAACAGAGAGCAAGGAAAGAGAACAGGGTAAGAGACGAGTTAGGTTGGTGGTGGTCATCGATGGCGGCACTGCTTGTCTACAGATATGTGTAAATTCTTGCTAGATTACAACACTTTCGATGATATACTATACAACTATTTAGAACTTGAATATTTCTTATACTTAATTCACCAACAGGTACGTGATGGGAGACGACGACTCAATCTTCTTTGTTGACAATTGGGTGGATGTTCTAGCAAAATACGATCACACTAAGTATGTATACATTGGAGGGCATTCAGAGACTATTCAGTCAAACTTTAAAATCTCCTTTGATCAGGGATTCGGTGGAGCTGGATTCGCATTGAGTTACCCTTTGGCTTCGGCTATGGCGAAAGATCTGGAAGGTTGTATCAAGAGATATCCAAACTTGATTTATGCTGACCTTATTACTCAGTATTGCGTTGAAGAGCTCGGTGTTTCTCTCTCCGCCGAGAGAGGAATTCATCAGGTATGTTGTCTTCTGACGACTCACTATCATAATTTCACTGCTCCTGAAGTGCAGCTACACAAGTGTCGAGGAAATGGTCCAATTATCATTGTAGGTTCTGTAGCA
The sequence above is a segment of the Rhododendron vialii isolate Sample 1 chromosome 13a, ASM3025357v1 genome. Coding sequences within it:
- the LOC131314562 gene encoding uncharacterized protein LOC131314562 isoform X1, whose product is MKFPKHRFPASNCLRSLRLGKTLAISGVFLYLTFVLFFTKSYWPASQFFSPFQQIFAPSQTTPPPHGTSPTNISHLVFGLSGSLRTWRHRKAYIESWWRPSVTRGYIYLDAAPTNEFLPWSAASPPYRVFDDISKIVEESRHVAPIQARMLHAILEVHRERDQGVRWYVMGDDDSIFFVDNWVDVLAKYDHTKYIYIGGQSESLQSNVKNSFDQGFGGGGIALSYPLISAMVKDLEGCLKRYPNLPSYDLITQYCVDELGVSLSAERGIHQIDLKGDISGFLSSHPQAPLMSLHHFDRVDPIFPSMDRFQSVKHLMKSAEVDQSRLLQQTICYHRPNNWSISISWGYSAHIHEKVLPRSILKRPLETFRPWRTQRPPYYMFNTRLPPSKDPCNAPHVFFMESIENFGGNQTVSTYVRSSPRGLPTCSSSNHSADCISTVRVLSPTTKLVQVIFEILFSLYLFPKAVFLLLQMNCIGLNYLMHF
- the LOC131314562 gene encoding uncharacterized protein LOC131314562 isoform X2 translates to MKFPKHRFPASNCLRSLRLGKTLAISGVFLYLTFVLFFTKSYWPASQFFSPFQQIFAPSQTTPPPHGTSPTNISHLVFGLSGSLRTWRHRKAYIESWWRPSVTRGYIYLDAAPTNEFLPWSAASPPYRVFDDISKIVEESRHVAPIQARMLHAILEVHRERDQGVRWYVMGDDDSIFFVDNWVDVLAKYDHTKYIYIGGQSESLQSNVKNSFDQGFGGGGIALSYPLISAMVKDLEGCLKRYPNLPSYDLITQYCVDELGVSLSAERGIHQIDLKGDISGFLSSHPQAPLMSLHHFDRVDPIFPSMDRFQSVKHLMKSAEVDQSRLLQQTICYHRPNNWSISISWGYSAHIHEKVLPRSILKRPLETFRPWRTQRPPYYMFNTRLPPSKDPCNAPHVFFMESIENFGGNQTVSTYVRSSPRGLPTCSSSNHSADCISTVRVLSPTTKLVQIDRSECCDIIQSSDSNIAEVKYKACMDDEILG
- the LOC131314562 gene encoding uncharacterized protein LOC131314562 isoform X3, which codes for MELDISQIKCTRLGNPGHDLSSVNAIAPPWIHFCGTYGYNETLSSSNMLTLNSISKRHLTPLILSTNGTNTSSRYVMGDDDSIFFVDNWVDVLAKYDHTKYIYIGGQSESLQSNVKNSFDQGFGGGGIALSYPLISAMVKDLEGCLKRYPNLPSYDLITQYCVDELGVSLSAERGIHQIDLKGDISGFLSSHPQAPLMSLHHFDRVDPIFPSMDRFQSVKHLMKSAEVDQSRLLQQTICYHRPNNWSISISWGYSAHIHEKVLPRSILKRPLETFRPWRTQRPPYYMFNTRLPPSKDPCNAPHVFFMESIENFGGNQTVSTYVRSSPRGLPTCSSSNHSADCISTVRVLSPTTKLVQVIFEILFSLYLFPKAVFLLLQMNCIGLNYLMHF
- the LOC131314564 gene encoding uncharacterized protein LOC131314564, with protein sequence MNPKLRFPSLNRLISLCKTLAISGIFLYFAFVFFFTQSYCPASELFSPLQHIFAPSQTTPPPPRDDSPATNVSHLVFGLVGSLKAWRHRKAYIESWWRPNMTRGYLYLDAAPTEEFLPWSAASPPFRVSGDVSKIAVEESRHVPIRIVHAILEVYREGDPEVRWYVMGDDDSIFFVDNWVDVLAKYDHTKYVYIGGHSETIQSNFKISFDQGFGGAGFALSYPLASAMAKDLEGCIKRYPNLIYADLITQYCVEELGVSLSAERGIHQIDLKGDISGLLSSHPQAPLMSLHHFDKVDPIFPSMDRFQSAKHLMKSAKADQSRLLQQTICYHKPTNWSYSVSWGYSAHIYEKVLPRSILKRPLETFRPWKNGLTSPFYMFNTRLPPFKDPCNAPHVFFMESVKNFGRNQIVSTYVRSSSPNCSSSNHSADYISMVRVLSPVTKLVQIDQSECCDIIQASDSNIAEVKYRACMDDEILG